One window from the genome of Hemitrygon akajei chromosome 4, sHemAka1.3, whole genome shotgun sequence encodes:
- the LOC140727060 gene encoding 52 kDa repressor of the inhibitor of the protein kinase-like isoform X3 — MPNFCAAPNCSRKSTNCPEIPFFRFPKDPARCQKWVENCRRTDLENRSAEQLHKQYRLCARHFEESLICTNSPYRTVLKDNAVPTLFDLTSHLNKPEGKHRKHKMIKELSEEDLLRVKAPRTDGDVLRGLQCKQDAINEMEKTDLEGATENIEESPLMEESLNLTPEEKGNKEFLKVLFETILLLGRQNVPLGGSGAENVHNLCNTPDNVQALLEFRMNAGDEMLRKRFEATAVNTVYCPKNLQKDLLDICEMCIREEVLREVRDSNFFSIITDDVINIAGVNHVSLLIRFVDESDSLRQEFVGFIPCELNGEFLASRIHETLTEKWGLNMYYCRGQAYNGSGTMAYKKQVVVASILQQCPKALCTPCSFYPLNIWMAKSSLIFGINLVLSLMENIVSFFSLSPQLQKIFEVSINSVYQTNEKLAKELKKLFQINWYERHDTFEILADLYEVLVTCLDEISYDTCGRWNAEISTQASMLSSTMRDFEIVVSLMVLKNVLSYTRAFGKNLQGQASDTYFASSTLTAVLHSLNEMRDNIEVYHEFWLEEATNLSLKMGIEIKLPWRCRRQPQNEEVSEETPENYYKEAITAPFLDHVILEIEEMFSEQQLKALKCLSLVPSVMAQLKYNTGEENMADLYKDDLPNPDTLSAELHCWKIKWKHRSRDVELPSTLSETLRHPDIKFFPNVYTLLKIVSNLPIIKLETDKCDVGRKRLKAYLKATPVEERTGSLALIHINYDAKHDYDTMVDTFAKLYPEKMQLPHVTDSDSVEVNNHDGNRVEINNLGPGAAPLYEVDGDCVALVSGIVLHHQSPGTILEACQNPGKNVIEVTQHPVGSTVELQQLPVSGTMIVTQHSTEHQSEVAQQVGSNVEVQQHHIEGRVVEVIHHPEMNGAGLQHRSEVNGVELEDHQEEVIEVSHHSEMRAVEFESTLEEGGMVELEHHVQGVAVALQHQVDGSTVELQPESSTVEVHRPEANAVELSHHTEESSMEVDHYPESSTTGLQQHLEPSAIELQHQIQPEPITTEILCHAENRAGEAQHSLEPVAVEVQHPPDPSEAESQHHPEPRHPEPAGTDRQHHSEPVDMVTQHPSEPVPTDRELHLESTSSEVQQHSEPSAIVIQSHPEVVAEEIEHYSESVTEGSNATVIQNYPEPVTTVIQQHPKPVTVQIRQHPGPTVMVIQSHRASTVANPAPSALLIQQHPKPITTKIQHHSETGARDIHHHPEPNALELQSHLGSCEVVEVAEIVESSTVELENCSEAVEIQEHPEGGTVEVDSMSVCTQDVHEGINILEVKNSEESNAETNISSRYVVEQVFPAQQAATPRDPSI; from the exons GTGTCAGAAATGGGTGGAGAACTGTCGGAGAACAGATTTAGAAAACCGTTCTGCTGAGCAGCttcacaaacaatacaggctgtgTGCGAGACATTTTGAAGAATCTCTAATATGCACAAAT AGCCCTTACAGAACAGTCCTCAAGGataatgctgtgccaaccttGTTTGACTTGACAAGTCATCTCAATAAACCTGAAGGCAAACACAGAAAGCACAAGATGATAAAAGAGCTG AGTGAGGAAGATCTGCTGAGGGTGAAGGCACCAAGAA CTGATGGTGATGTCCTGAGAGGTCTACAGTGCAAACAGGATGCAATCAACGAAATGGAAAAAACAGACCTGGAAGGTGCAACGGAAAACATTGAGGAATCTCCTCTTATGGAAGAATCTTTGAACTTAACACCTGAAGAGAAAGGGAATAAAGAATTTCTCAAAGTTTTATTTGAAACTATACTGCTCTTGGGGCGGCAAAATGTTCCATTGGGAGGTTCTGGTGCTGAAAATGTACATAACTTGTGCAATACTCCCGATAACGTTCAAGCACTGTTGGAGTTCAGAATGAATGCAGGTGATGAAATGCTACGCAAGAGGTTTGAGGCCACCGCAGTGAATACAGTCTATTGCCCAAAGAACCTACAAAAAGACCTTCTGGATATTTGTGAAATGTGCATACGGGAAGAGGTGCTCAGAGAAGTACGTGACAGCAATTTCTTCTCCATCATAACTGACGATGTGATCAATATAGCAGGGGTTAACCATGTCTCCCTGTTGATTAGGTTTGTAGATGAATCCGATTCACTGAGGCAAGAGTTTGTTGGGTTCATACCATGCGAGTTAAATGGAGAGTTTTTAGCCAGTCGGATCCACGAGACCCTCACAGAAAAATGGGGACTGAATATGTATTACTGTCGCGGGCAAGCCTATAATGGCTCTGGGACTATGGCATACAAAAAGCAAGTCGTTGTAGCTAGCATCTTACAACAGTGTCCAAAGGCTTTGTGTACCCCCTGCTCGTTCTACCCACTAAATATATGGATGGCAAAATCCAGCTTGATATTTGGTATAAACCTGGTGTTAAGCTTGATGGAAAATATTGTCTCATTTTTCAGTTTATCACCTCAGCTCCAAAAGATTTTTGAAGTTAGCATCAACAGTGTATATCAAACAAATGAGAAATTGGCAAAAGAGCTGAAAAAGCTTTTCCAAATCAATTGGTATGAAAGGCATGACACTTTTGAGATTCTAGCAGATCTTTATGAAGTGTTGGTGACCTGCCTGGACGAGATCAGCTATGATACATGTGGTAGGTGGAATGCTGAGATATCGACCCAGGCCAGTATGCTGTCATCCACCATGCGAGATTTTGAAATCGTTGTGTCTCTAATGGTCTTGAAGAATGTCCTGTCCTACACAAGAGCCTTTGGCAAAAACCTCCAGGGTCAAGCTTCAGACACCTATTTTGCCTCAAGCACTTTGACTGCTGTCCTCCATTCGTTGAATGAAATGAGGGACAATATTGAAGTATATCATGAGTTCTGGCTGGAGGAAGCCACCAACCTGTCCTTGAAAATGGGGATTGAAATAAAGTTGCCATGGAGGTGCCGTCGACAACCTCAAAATGAAGAGGTGTCTGAGGAGACTCCGGAAAATTACTACAAAGAAGCCATCACTGCACCATTTCTAGATCATGTAATTTTAGAAATTGAGGAGATGTTCTCAGAGCAGCAGTTAAAGGCCCTCAAGTGCCTGTCGTTGGTGCCCTCTGTTATGGCACAGCTTAAGTATAACACCGGAGAGGAAAACATGGCTGATCTGTATAAAGATGACCTCCCAAATCCAGACACCCTTTCAGCAGAATTGCACTGTTGGAAGATAAAATGGAAGCACCGTAGCCGTGATGTCGAACTACCCAGCACACTCTCCGAGACTCTTCGTCACCCAGACATCAAGTTCTTTCCAAACGTGTACACTCTGCTCAAAATTGTCTCTAACCTCCCAATCATCAAACTTGAAACTGACAAGTGTGACGTTGGCAGAAAGCGGCTTAAAGCCTACTTGAAAGCCACTCCAGTTGAGGAGCGAACGGGCAGTCTGGCACTGATCCACATCAATTACGATGCAAAGCATGACTACGACACGATGGTGGATACCTTCGCAAAGTTGTACCCAGAGAAAATGCAGCTGCCGCATGTGACAGATTCAGATAGCGTGGAAGTAAACAATCATGATGGCAACAGAGTAGAAATAAACAATTTGGGTCCAGGTGCTGCTCCATTGTACGAGGTCGATGGTGACTGTGTGGCACTGGTGAGCGGGATAGTGTTGCATCACCAGTCGCCAGGAACAATCCTGGAGGCCTGCCAGAACCCAGGCAAGAATGTCATAGAAGTGACCCAGCACCCAGTGGGGAGCACTGTGGAGCTGCAACAGCTTCCCGTCAGTGGCACCATGATAGTGACCCAGCATTCGACAGAACACCAATCTGAAGTGGCCCAGCAGGTGGGGAGCAACGTGGAGGTCCAGCAGCATCACATCGAGGGAAGGGTGGTGGAGGTCATCCACCATCCGGAAATGAATGGGGCAGGGCTGCAGCATCGCTCAGAGGTGAATGGTGTGGAACTAGAGGACCATCAGGAGGAGGTTATTGAGGTGAGCCATCATTCGGAGATGAGAGCTGTAGAATTTGAATCAACATTGGAGGAGGGTGGCATGGTGGAACTGGAGCACCATGTACAAGGCGTTGCTGTGGCGCTACAGCACCAGGTCGACGGAAGTACAGTGGAACTACAGCCTGAAAGCAGCACAGTGGAGGTGCATCGTCCTGAAGCAAATGCTGTAGAGCTGAGCCACCACACAGAAGAGAGTTCTATGGAGGTTGATCATTACCCAGAGTCCAGCACCACAGGCTTGCAGCAGCATCTGGAGCCCAGTGCCATAGAACTGCAACACCAAATCCAACCAGAGCCCATAACCACAGAGATCTTATGCCATGCAGAGAACCGAGCGGGAGAAGCACAGCACAGCCTGGAACCTGTTGCTGTGGAGGTTCAGCATCCCCCCGATCCCAGTGAGGCAGAGTCACAGCACCATCCGGAGCCAAGACATCCAGAGCCTGCTGGTACAGATAGACAACACCACTCTGAACCTGTAGACATGGTCACCCAGCACCCCTCAGAGCCTGTCCCTACAGACAGAGAGCTCCACTTAGAGTCCACCTCTTCAGAGGTACAACAGCATTCTGAGCCCAGTGCCATAGTAATTCAGAGCCACCCAGAGgttgttgctgaagagatagagcactattctgaatctgtcactgAAGGATCTAATGCCACTGTAATCCAGAACTATCCTGAGCCTGTCACCACAGTGATACAGCAGCATCCTAAGCCTGTTACTGTGCAGATACGTCAGCATCCGGGGCCTACTGTAATGGTAATCCAAAGCCACCGAGCGTCTACAGTCGCAAATCCTGCACCCAGTGCCTTGTTGATCCAGCAACACCCTAAGCCCATCACTACAAAGATACAGCACCATTCGGAGACTGGTGCCAGAGACATACACCATCACCCAGAACCTAATGCACTAGAATTGCAGTCACATCTAGGATCCTGTGAAGTGGTTGAGGTTGCAGAGATTGTGGAATCCAGCACAGTGGAGCTGGAGAACTGTTCAGAGGCAGTGGAAATACAAGAGCATCCAGAAGGAGGCACAGTGGAAGTGGACAGTATGAGTGTCTGCACTCAGGATGTTCATGAAGGAATAAATATTCTGGAAGTTAAAAATTCAGAAGAAAGCAATGCAGAAACGAACATTTCTAGT
- the LOC140727060 gene encoding 52 kDa repressor of the inhibitor of the protein kinase-like isoform X1: protein MPNFCAAPNCSRKSTNCPEIPFFRFPKDPARCQKWVENCRRTDLENRSAEQLHKQYRLCARHFEESLICTNSPYRTVLKDNAVPTLFDLTSHLNKPEGKHRKHKMIKELSEEDLLRVKAPRTDGDVLRGLQCKQDAINEMEKTDLEGATENIEESPLMEESLNLTPEEKGNKEFLKVLFETILLLGRQNVPLGGSGAENVHNLCNTPDNVQALLEFRMNAGDEMLRKRFEATAVNTVYCPKNLQKDLLDICEMCIREEVLREVRDSNFFSIITDDVINIAGVNHVSLLIRFVDESDSLRQEFVGFIPCELNGEFLASRIHETLTEKWGLNMYYCRGQAYNGSGTMAYKKQVVVASILQQCPKALCTPCSFYPLNIWMAKSSLIFGINLVLSLMENIVSFFSLSPQLQKIFEVSINSVYQTNEKLAKELKKLFQINWYERHDTFEILADLYEVLVTCLDEISYDTCGRWNAEISTQASMLSSTMRDFEIVVSLMVLKNVLSYTRAFGKNLQGQASDTYFASSTLTAVLHSLNEMRDNIEVYHEFWLEEATNLSLKMGIEIKLPWRCRRQPQNEEVSEETPENYYKEAITAPFLDHVILEIEEMFSEQQLKALKCLSLVPSVMAQLKYNTGEENMADLYKDDLPNPDTLSAELHCWKIKWKHRSRDVELPSTLSETLRHPDIKFFPNVYTLLKIVSNLPIIKLETDKCDVGRKRLKAYLKATPVEERTGSLALIHINYDAKHDYDTMVDTFAKLYPEKMQLPHVTDSDSVEVNNHDGNRVEINNLGPGAAPLYEVDGDCVALVSGIVLHHQSPGTILEACQNPGKNVIEVTQHPVGSTVELQQLPVSGTMIVTQHSTEHQSEVAQQVGSNVEVQQHHIEGRVVEVIHHPEMNGAGLQHRSEVNGVELEDHQEEVIEVSHHSEMRAVEFESTLEEGGMVELEHHVQGVAVALQHQVDGSTVELQPESSTVEVHRPEANAVELSHHTEESSMEVDHYPESSTTGLQQHLEPSAIELQHQIQPEPITTEILCHAENRAGEAQHSLEPVAVEVQHPPDPSEAESQHHPEPRHPEPAGTDRQHHSEPVDMVTQHPSEPVPTDRELHLESTSSEVQQHSEPSAIVIQSHPEVVAEEIEHYSESVTEGSNATVIQNYPEPVTTVIQQHPKPVTVQIRQHPGPTVMVIQSHRASTVANPAPSALLIQQHPKPITTKIQHHSETGARDIHHHPEPNALELQSHLGSCEVVEVAEIVESSTVELENCSEAVEIQEHPEGGTVEVDSMSVCTQDVHEGINILEVKNSEESNAETNISSMLPDVLTSFSILCVLHWISSICRISLCLIGWTWKEIFPLQISDLYIYQPTQPKDGL from the exons GTGTCAGAAATGGGTGGAGAACTGTCGGAGAACAGATTTAGAAAACCGTTCTGCTGAGCAGCttcacaaacaatacaggctgtgTGCGAGACATTTTGAAGAATCTCTAATATGCACAAAT AGCCCTTACAGAACAGTCCTCAAGGataatgctgtgccaaccttGTTTGACTTGACAAGTCATCTCAATAAACCTGAAGGCAAACACAGAAAGCACAAGATGATAAAAGAGCTG AGTGAGGAAGATCTGCTGAGGGTGAAGGCACCAAGAA CTGATGGTGATGTCCTGAGAGGTCTACAGTGCAAACAGGATGCAATCAACGAAATGGAAAAAACAGACCTGGAAGGTGCAACGGAAAACATTGAGGAATCTCCTCTTATGGAAGAATCTTTGAACTTAACACCTGAAGAGAAAGGGAATAAAGAATTTCTCAAAGTTTTATTTGAAACTATACTGCTCTTGGGGCGGCAAAATGTTCCATTGGGAGGTTCTGGTGCTGAAAATGTACATAACTTGTGCAATACTCCCGATAACGTTCAAGCACTGTTGGAGTTCAGAATGAATGCAGGTGATGAAATGCTACGCAAGAGGTTTGAGGCCACCGCAGTGAATACAGTCTATTGCCCAAAGAACCTACAAAAAGACCTTCTGGATATTTGTGAAATGTGCATACGGGAAGAGGTGCTCAGAGAAGTACGTGACAGCAATTTCTTCTCCATCATAACTGACGATGTGATCAATATAGCAGGGGTTAACCATGTCTCCCTGTTGATTAGGTTTGTAGATGAATCCGATTCACTGAGGCAAGAGTTTGTTGGGTTCATACCATGCGAGTTAAATGGAGAGTTTTTAGCCAGTCGGATCCACGAGACCCTCACAGAAAAATGGGGACTGAATATGTATTACTGTCGCGGGCAAGCCTATAATGGCTCTGGGACTATGGCATACAAAAAGCAAGTCGTTGTAGCTAGCATCTTACAACAGTGTCCAAAGGCTTTGTGTACCCCCTGCTCGTTCTACCCACTAAATATATGGATGGCAAAATCCAGCTTGATATTTGGTATAAACCTGGTGTTAAGCTTGATGGAAAATATTGTCTCATTTTTCAGTTTATCACCTCAGCTCCAAAAGATTTTTGAAGTTAGCATCAACAGTGTATATCAAACAAATGAGAAATTGGCAAAAGAGCTGAAAAAGCTTTTCCAAATCAATTGGTATGAAAGGCATGACACTTTTGAGATTCTAGCAGATCTTTATGAAGTGTTGGTGACCTGCCTGGACGAGATCAGCTATGATACATGTGGTAGGTGGAATGCTGAGATATCGACCCAGGCCAGTATGCTGTCATCCACCATGCGAGATTTTGAAATCGTTGTGTCTCTAATGGTCTTGAAGAATGTCCTGTCCTACACAAGAGCCTTTGGCAAAAACCTCCAGGGTCAAGCTTCAGACACCTATTTTGCCTCAAGCACTTTGACTGCTGTCCTCCATTCGTTGAATGAAATGAGGGACAATATTGAAGTATATCATGAGTTCTGGCTGGAGGAAGCCACCAACCTGTCCTTGAAAATGGGGATTGAAATAAAGTTGCCATGGAGGTGCCGTCGACAACCTCAAAATGAAGAGGTGTCTGAGGAGACTCCGGAAAATTACTACAAAGAAGCCATCACTGCACCATTTCTAGATCATGTAATTTTAGAAATTGAGGAGATGTTCTCAGAGCAGCAGTTAAAGGCCCTCAAGTGCCTGTCGTTGGTGCCCTCTGTTATGGCACAGCTTAAGTATAACACCGGAGAGGAAAACATGGCTGATCTGTATAAAGATGACCTCCCAAATCCAGACACCCTTTCAGCAGAATTGCACTGTTGGAAGATAAAATGGAAGCACCGTAGCCGTGATGTCGAACTACCCAGCACACTCTCCGAGACTCTTCGTCACCCAGACATCAAGTTCTTTCCAAACGTGTACACTCTGCTCAAAATTGTCTCTAACCTCCCAATCATCAAACTTGAAACTGACAAGTGTGACGTTGGCAGAAAGCGGCTTAAAGCCTACTTGAAAGCCACTCCAGTTGAGGAGCGAACGGGCAGTCTGGCACTGATCCACATCAATTACGATGCAAAGCATGACTACGACACGATGGTGGATACCTTCGCAAAGTTGTACCCAGAGAAAATGCAGCTGCCGCATGTGACAGATTCAGATAGCGTGGAAGTAAACAATCATGATGGCAACAGAGTAGAAATAAACAATTTGGGTCCAGGTGCTGCTCCATTGTACGAGGTCGATGGTGACTGTGTGGCACTGGTGAGCGGGATAGTGTTGCATCACCAGTCGCCAGGAACAATCCTGGAGGCCTGCCAGAACCCAGGCAAGAATGTCATAGAAGTGACCCAGCACCCAGTGGGGAGCACTGTGGAGCTGCAACAGCTTCCCGTCAGTGGCACCATGATAGTGACCCAGCATTCGACAGAACACCAATCTGAAGTGGCCCAGCAGGTGGGGAGCAACGTGGAGGTCCAGCAGCATCACATCGAGGGAAGGGTGGTGGAGGTCATCCACCATCCGGAAATGAATGGGGCAGGGCTGCAGCATCGCTCAGAGGTGAATGGTGTGGAACTAGAGGACCATCAGGAGGAGGTTATTGAGGTGAGCCATCATTCGGAGATGAGAGCTGTAGAATTTGAATCAACATTGGAGGAGGGTGGCATGGTGGAACTGGAGCACCATGTACAAGGCGTTGCTGTGGCGCTACAGCACCAGGTCGACGGAAGTACAGTGGAACTACAGCCTGAAAGCAGCACAGTGGAGGTGCATCGTCCTGAAGCAAATGCTGTAGAGCTGAGCCACCACACAGAAGAGAGTTCTATGGAGGTTGATCATTACCCAGAGTCCAGCACCACAGGCTTGCAGCAGCATCTGGAGCCCAGTGCCATAGAACTGCAACACCAAATCCAACCAGAGCCCATAACCACAGAGATCTTATGCCATGCAGAGAACCGAGCGGGAGAAGCACAGCACAGCCTGGAACCTGTTGCTGTGGAGGTTCAGCATCCCCCCGATCCCAGTGAGGCAGAGTCACAGCACCATCCGGAGCCAAGACATCCAGAGCCTGCTGGTACAGATAGACAACACCACTCTGAACCTGTAGACATGGTCACCCAGCACCCCTCAGAGCCTGTCCCTACAGACAGAGAGCTCCACTTAGAGTCCACCTCTTCAGAGGTACAACAGCATTCTGAGCCCAGTGCCATAGTAATTCAGAGCCACCCAGAGgttgttgctgaagagatagagcactattctgaatctgtcactgAAGGATCTAATGCCACTGTAATCCAGAACTATCCTGAGCCTGTCACCACAGTGATACAGCAGCATCCTAAGCCTGTTACTGTGCAGATACGTCAGCATCCGGGGCCTACTGTAATGGTAATCCAAAGCCACCGAGCGTCTACAGTCGCAAATCCTGCACCCAGTGCCTTGTTGATCCAGCAACACCCTAAGCCCATCACTACAAAGATACAGCACCATTCGGAGACTGGTGCCAGAGACATACACCATCACCCAGAACCTAATGCACTAGAATTGCAGTCACATCTAGGATCCTGTGAAGTGGTTGAGGTTGCAGAGATTGTGGAATCCAGCACAGTGGAGCTGGAGAACTGTTCAGAGGCAGTGGAAATACAAGAGCATCCAGAAGGAGGCACAGTGGAAGTGGACAGTATGAGTGTCTGCACTCAGGATGTTCATGAAGGAATAAATATTCTGGAAGTTAAAAATTCAGAAGAAAGCAATGCAGAAACGAACATTTCTAGT atgttaCCTGATGTGCTGACTtcattcagcattctgtgtgtgttacactggatttccagcatctgcagaatctctttgtgtTTGATTGGATGGACATGGAAAGAAATATTTCCACTTCAGATTTCAGATTTGTATATTTATCAACCAACGCAACCCAAGGATGGCTTGTAA